A window of the Gorilla gorilla gorilla isolate KB3781 chromosome 8, NHGRI_mGorGor1-v2.1_pri, whole genome shotgun sequence genome harbors these coding sequences:
- the UNC5B gene encoding netrin receptor UNC5B, which produces MWARSGARGALLLALLLCWDPRLSQAGTDSGSEVLPDSFPSAPAEPLPYFLQEPQDAYIVKNKPVELRCRAFPATQIYFKCNGEWVSQNDHVTQEGLDEATGLRVREVQIEVSRQQVEELFGLEDYWCQCVAWSSAGTTKSRRAYVRIAYLRKNFDQEPLGKEVPLDHEVLLQCRPPEGVPVAEVEWLKNEDVIDPTQDTNFLLTIDHNLIIRQARLSDTANYTCVAKNIVAKRRSTTATVIVYVNGGWSSWAEWSPCSNRCGRGWQKRTRTCTNPAPLNGGAFCEGQAFQKTACTTICPVDGAWTEWSKWSACSTECAHWRSRECMAPPPQNGGRDCSGTLLDSKNCTDGLCMQNKKTLSDPNSHLLESSGDAALYAGLVVAIFVVVAILMAVGVVVYRRNCRDFDTDITDSSAALTGGFHPVNFKTARPSNPQLLHPSVPPDLTASAGIYRGPVYALQDSTDKIPMTNSPLLDPLPSLKVKVYSSSTTGSGPGLADGADLLGVLPPGTYPSDFARDTHFLHLRSASLGSQQLLGLPRDPGSSVSGTFGCLGGRLSIPGTGVSLLVPNGAIPQGKFYEMYLLINKAESTLPLSEGTQTVLSPSVTCGPTGLLLCRPVILTMPHCAEVSARDWIFQLKTQAHQGHWEEVVTLDEETLNTPCYCQLEPRACHILLDQLGTYVFTGESYSRSAVKRLQLAVFAPALCTSLEYSLRVYCLEDTPVALKEVLELERTLGGYLVEEPKPLMFKDSYHNLRLSLHDLPHAHWRSKLLAKYQEIPFYHIWSGSQKALHCTFTLERHSLASTELTCKICVRQVEGEGQIFQLHTTLAETPAGSLDTLCSAPGSTVTTQLGPYAFKIPLSIRQKICNSLDAPNSRGNDWRMLAQKLSMDRYLNYFATKASPTGVILDLWEALQQDDGDLNSLASALEEMGKSEMLVAVATDGDC; this is translated from the exons GCACTGATTCTGGCAGCGAGGTGCTCCCTGACTCCTTCCCGTCAGCGCCGGCAGAGCCGCTGCCCTACTTCCTGCAGGAGCCGCAGGACGCCTACATTGTGAAGAACAAGCCTGTGGAGCTCCGCTGCCGCGCCTTCCCCGCCACGCAGATCTACTTCAAGTGCAACGGCGAGTGGGTCAGCCAGAACGACCACGTCACACAGGAAGGCCTGGATGAGGCCACCG GCCTGCGGGTGCGCGAGGTGCAGATCGAGGTGTCGCGGCAGCAGGTGGAGGAGCTCTTTGGGCTGGAGGATTACTGGTGCCAGTGCGTGGCCTGGAGCTCTGCGGGCACCACCAAGAGTCGCCGAGCCTACGTCCGCATCGCCT ACCTGCGCAAGAACTTCGATCAGGAGCCTCTGGGCAAGGAGGTGCCCCTGGACCATGAGGTTCTCCTGCAGTGCCGCCCGCCGGAGGGAGTGCCTGTGGCCGAG GTGGAATGGCTCAAGAATGAGGATGTCATTGACCCCACCCAGGACACCAACTTCCTGCTCACCATCGACCACAACCTCATCATCCGCCAAGCCCGCCTGTCGGACACTGCCAACTATACCTGCGTGGCCAAGAACATCGTGGCCAAACGCCGGAGCACCACTGCCACCGTCATCGTCTACG TGAATGGCGGCTGGTCCAGCTGGGCAGAGTGGTCGCCCTGCTCCAACCGCTGTGGCCGAGGCTGGCAGAAGCGCACCCGGACCTGCACCAACCCCGCCCCACTCAACGGAGGGGCCTTCTGCGAGGGCCAGGCATTCCAGAAGACcgcctgcaccaccatctgcccAG TCGATGGGGCGTGGACGGAGTGGAGCAAGTGGTCAGCCTGCAGCACTGAGTGTGCCCACTGGCGTAGCCGCGAGTGCATGGCGCCCCCACCCCAGAACGGAGGCCGTGACTGCAGCGGGACGCTGCTCGACTCTAAGAACTGCACAGATGGGCTGTGCATGCAAA ATAAGAAAACTCTAAGCGACCCCAACAGCCACC TGCTGGAGTCCTCAGGGGATGCGGCGCTGTACGCAGGGCTCGTGGTGGCCATCTTCGTGGTCGTGGCAATCCTCATGgcggtgggggtggtggtgtacCGCCGCAACTGCCGTGACTTCGACACAGACATCACTGACTCATCTGCTGCCCTGACTGGTGGTTTCCACCCCGTCAACTTTAAGACGGCAAGGCCCA GCAACCCACAGCTCCTACACCCCTCTGTGCCTCCTGACCTGACAGCCAGTGCCGGCATCTACCGCGGACCCGTGTATGCCCTGCAGGACTCCACCGACAAGATCCCCATGACCAACTCTCCTCTGCTGGACCCCTTACCCAGCCTTAAGGTCAAGGTCTACAGCTCCAGCACCACGGGCTCTGGGCCAGGCCTGGCAGACGGGGCTGACCTGCTGGGGGTCTTGCCTCCTGGCACATACCCTAGCGATTTCGCCCGGGACACCCACTTCCTGCACCTGCGCAGCGCCAGCCTCGGCTCCCAGCAGCTCTTGGGCCTGCCCCGAGACCCAGGGAGCAGCGTCAGCGGCACCTTTGGCTGCCTGGGTGGGAGGCTCAGCATCCCCGGCACAG GGGTCAGCTTGCTGGTGCCCAATGGAGCCATTCCCCAGGGCAAGTTCTACGAGATGTATCTACTCATCAACAAGGCAGAAAGTACCCT CCCGCTTTCAGAAGGGACCCAGACAGTATTGAGCCCCTCAGTGACCTGTGGACCCACAGGCCTCCTGCTGTGCCGCCCCGTCATCCTCACCATGCCCCACTGTGCCGAAGTCAGTGCCCGTGACTGGATCTTTCAACTCAAGACCCAGGCCCACCAGGGccactgggag GAGGTGGTGACCCTGGATGAGGAGACCCTGAACACACCCTGCTACTGCCAGCTGGAGCCCAGGGCCTGCCACATCCTGCTGGACCAGCTGGGCACCTACGTGTTCACGGGCGAGTCCTATTCCCGCTCAGCAGTCAAGCGGCTCCAGCTGGCCGTCTTCGCCCCCGCCCTCTGCACCTCCCTGGAGTACAGCCTCCGGGTCTACTGCCTGGAGGACACGCCTGTAGCACTGAAG GAGGTGCTGGAGCTGGAGCGGACTCTGGGCGGCTACTTGGTGGAGGAGCCGAAACCCCTAATGTTCAAGGACAGTTACCACAacctgcgcctctccctccatgACCTCCCCCATGCCCATTGGAGGAGCAAGCTGCTGGCCAAATACCAG GAGATCCCCTTCTATCACATTTGGAGTGGCAGCCAGAAGGCCCTCCACTGCACTTTCACCCTGGAGAGGCACAGCTTGGCCTCCACAGAGCTCACCTGCAAGATCTGCGTGCGGCAAGTGGAAGGGGAGGGCCAGATATTCCAGCTGCATACCACTCTGGCAGAG ACACCTGCTGGCTCCCTGGACACTCTCTGCTCTGCCCCTGGCAGCACTGTCACCACCCAGCTGGGACCTTATGCCTTCAAGATCCCACTGTCCATCCGCCAGAAGATATGCAACAGCCTAGATGCCCCCAACTCACGGGGCAATGACTGGCGGATGTTAGCGCAGAAGCTCTCTATGGACCG GTACCTGAATTACTTTGCCACCAAAGCGAGCCCCACGGGTGTGATCCTGGACCTCTGGGAAGCTCTGCAGCAGGACGATGGAGACCTCAACAGCCTGGCGAGTGCCTTGGAGGAGATGGGCAAGAGTGAGATGCTGGTGGCTGTGGCCACCGACGGGGACTGCTGA